A window of Phenylobacterium sp. NIBR 498073 genomic DNA:
GAAGAGACGCAGGAACAGGCGGCGAGGGCGCGGCTGAGCTATCCGTTCGTCGAGGGGCCCGAGCTGGGCGAAGCGGTGGACGTCGCGCCGGGGGTGAAGTGGCTGCGGATGCCGCTAGGCGGCTCGCTGGCCTTCATCAACGTCTGGGCGATCGAGGACGGCGAGGGCTGGGCGATCGTCGACACCGGCATGGGCGGATCGGACACCCAGCAGACCTGGCGCAAGGCGTTCGCCGGCGCGCTGGGCGGCAAGCCGGTCACGCGGGTGTTCGTCACCCACATGCACCCCGACCACATCGGCATGGCCGGCTGGCTGACCCGCAAGTTCCAGTGCCGGCTGTGGATCAGCCGGCTGGAGTTCCTGATGTGCCGCTCGCTGGCGGCCGACACCGGCCGCGAGGCGCCGGCCGAGGCGCTGGACTTCTACCGCGCGGCCGGCTGGGACGACGATGCGCTGGAGGACTACCGCGCCCGCTTCGGCGGCTTCGGCAAGGGGCTGCACGCGCTGCCCGACACCTTCCGGCGACTGTCCGACGGCCAGGTGGTGGAGATCGGCGGGCGGCCCTGGGAGGTGGTGGTCGGATCCGGCCATTCCCCTGAGCATGTCTGCCTCTGGCAGAAGGACCTGAAGCTGTTCATCAGCGGCGACCAGGTGCTGCCGAAGATCTCCTCGAACGTCTCGGTGTTCCCGACCGAGCCGGACGGCGACCCGCTGACCGAGTGGCTGACCACCCTGGCGGCGATCAAGGACCGGGTGGACGACGAGGTGCTGGTGCTGCCGGCGCACAACGAGCCGTTCTATGGCCTGCACGCGCGCATCGACCACCTGATCGGCGGCCATGAGCGCGGGCTGGCGCGGCTGCGCAAGCTGATCGCCGAACCGAAGCGGGCGGTCGACGTGTTCTCGGTGCTGTTCCGCCGCAAGATCGACCAGCGGGTGCTGGGCATGGCCACCGGCGAGAGCCTGGCGCACCTCAACTGTCTGATGACCCGCGGCGAGGCGACCGCGCAAGCCGACGAGGCCGGGGTGATCTGGTACCGGGCGGCGTAGGGCGGCCTTACGGTGTCATCCCGGAAAGCGCGCGGCGCTTGTCCGGCATCCATTCGCGCCGGAGTGGGCGAATGGGGCGCGGCAGAGCCGAGTTCTGATCTATCCGGTGTTCATGGGGCCCGGTCTTCGGCTGCGCCGAAACCGGGATGACACAGGAAAAATAGCGCTTCGATCCTTGCCCTGCGCCGCGTTAGCATACGGCGTAAGTCTAGGAGCGCATTTCAATGTCCGACCATATTCTGATCGAGAAGTCCGGCGGGGTCCTGACCCTGACCATGAACCGTCCCGACAAGAAGAACGCCCTGACCCGGGCGATGTACCAGGCGCTGGGCGACGCCATCGATCAGGCCGAGTTCGACAAGGACGTGCGCTGCGTCCTGATCCAGGCCAACGGCGACATGTTCACCGCCGGCAACGACATCAGCGACTTCGCGGCGGTCAACGCCGGCGAGTCGTCGGCCAACGAGGCGCGGCGCGGCGGCAACCCGCTGCTGGCGGCGCTGGCGCGGGCCAAGACCCCGCTGATCGCGGCGGTGAACGGCCGTGCGGTGGGCGTGGGCACCACCATGCTGCTGCACTGCGACCTGGTCTATGTGGCCGAGAACGCGCTGCTGACCACGCCGTTCGTGAACCTGGCGCTGGTGCCGGAGGCGGCCTCCAGCATCACCCTGCCGAGCCGCATCGGCCATGCGCGGGCGTTTGCGATGTTCGTGCTGGGCGAGGCGGTCGACGCCAAGAAGGCGGTCGATTGGGGTATCGCCAACGAGGTCGTGCCGCTGGACCAGCTGCGCGCCCGGGCCCGCGCCGCCGCCGAGGCCGTCGCCGCCCGCCCGCCGGCCGCGGTGGTGATCACCAAGGCGCTGATGCGCGACGAGACGGCCCTGTCTCAGCGCATGGACGAGGAGGGGACGCACTTCGCCGCCCAGCTGAAGTCCGCCGAGGCCAAGGAGGCGTTCGCCGCCTTCGCCGAGAAGCGCGTTCCCGACTTCAGCAAGGTGTCCTGACCCATGATCCGCTCCCGCTTCGGCGCCTTCACCCCCGCCCGCGTGGTGGCCGGTGACCACGATCTCTCCGGCCGCAACGTCATCGTCACCGGCGGGGCGAGCGGCATCGGCTACGAGACGGCCAAGGCGCTGGCCGCGGCGGGGGCGGACGTCATGCTGGCGGTCCGCGACCGTTCGGCCGGCGAGAAGGCGGCCGTGGCCATCAACGAGGCGATCGGGGCCGACAATGTCGTGGCCGGGACGCTGGACCTGGCCAGCCTGGCGAGCGTCGGCTCGTTCGTCGACGCCTGGGGCGACCAGCCGCTGGACATCCTGATCAACAACGCCGGGGTGATGGCCACGCCCCTGCTGCGGACCGCCGAGGACCTGGAGCTGCAGATCGGCACCAACCACTTCGGCCACTTCGTGCTGGCGGTGGGGCTGACGCGGGCGCTGCTGAACGCCGCCGAGGACGAGCGCACGGCGCGGGTGGTGGCGCTGTCCTCGATCGGCCACCGGCGCAGCGACATCCATTGGGACGACCCCAACTATCTGAGCCGGCCCTACGACAAGTGGGAGGCCTATGGGCAGTCGAAGACCGCCAACTCGCTGTTCGCGGTCGGCTACAACGCCCGCTTCGAGGAGCACGGCATCACCGCCAACGCGGTGATGCCGGGCGGCATCATGACTCCGCTGCAGCGCTACCTTCCCAAGGAGGAGATGGTGGCGATGGGCTGGATGGACGAGGAGGGCAATGTCCGCGAGGGCTTCAAGACCCCCGAGCAGGGCGCCTCGACCAGCGTCTGGGCCGCGGTCGGCGAGGAGCTGGAGGGGATCGGCGGGCTCTACCTGGAGGACTGCGCCGAGGCGCCGCCCTGGAACAAGGACAACCCGATGAAGGGCGTGATGCCCTACGCCATCGATCCTGACGCCGCCGACCGGCTGTGGGCGCTGTCGGAAGAGATCACGGGAGTGACGGCATGAGCCTGAACGGCAAGACGCTCTTCATCACCGGGGCCAGCCGCGGCATCGGCCTGGCCATCGCGCTGCGGGCCGCCAGGGACGGGGCGAACATCGCCATCGCCGCCAAGACCGCCGAGCCGCACAAGCACCTGCCAGGCACGATCTACACCGCCGCCGAGGAGATCGAGAAGGCCGGCGGCAAGGCGCTGCCGCTGATCGTCGACGTCCGCGACGAGGCCAGCGTCTATGAGGCGGTCGAGAAGACCGCCGCTGCGTTTGGCGGGATCGACGTCTGCGTCAATAACGCCTCGGCCATCCAGCTCACCGGCACCCTGGCCACTGACATGAAGCGCTACGACCTGATGAACCAGGTCAATGCGCGCGGCACGTACCTGACGTCGAAGGCCTGCATCCCGCACCTGAAGAAGGCGGCCAATCCGCACGTGCTTATGCTGTCGCCCCCGCTGGACATGAGTCCCAAGTGGTTCCAGGGGCACGTGGCCTACACCATGGCCAAGTTCGGCATGAGCATGTGCGTGCTGGGAATGGCCGAGGAGTTCCGCGAGGACGGGATCGCCTTCAACGCCCTGTGGCCGCGCACCGGCATCGCCACGGCTGCGATCCAATTCGCGCTGGCCGGCGAGGAGGGTATGAAGGCCTGCCGCACGCCGGAGATCATGGCCGATGCTGCCCATGCGATCTTCGAGAAGCCGAGCCGCGAGTTCACCGGCAACTTCCTGATCGACGACAGCTTCCTCTACGCGGAGGGCGAGCGGGACTTCGACAAGTACCGGGTCGATCCGACCGCGCGGCTGATGCCGGACTTCTTCGTGCCCGAGAGCAGCAAGCCGCCGCCGGGCGTGGTGGTGGGGTGACGCAATTGCGTTGCCTATGGGGGAACTAGGTTCAGCGCTTCTTCCCGACCTTGGCGCGCATCGCCGCGTCGAGGGCCCGCGTGGCCCAGGCGGTCAATTCGTCGGGGTCTTCGAGGGCTTCGAGCGGCAGCGTCCAGTAGCTCATCGCCTTGTCGCCGCCGAACGGCTTGAAGGGCTCGCAGCCGGCGGCCTCGAAGTCGGGGACGCTGACCGCGTCCGCCTTGAAGTAGAGCACGTCGTCGGCGATGAGGGCGAAGAACAGCTCATGGCGCGAGAGGCCGACGCCGCCGAACATCCGGCGGTGAGTGATCCCGCCGAGGGACGTGAGCTGCTCGAGCACGTAGTCGAGGAAGTCGGGAGAGACGGGCATGGGCCAGGAGAAGACCGCCGCGGCGGCCAAGGTGCAAGTGCGGCCGGCGAGCCCGGCGGACGCCAGCCTGATCTACGGCTTCATCCGCGGCCTGGCCGAGTACGAAAAGCTGCTGCACGAGGTCGAGGCGACGCAGGCCGATGTCGAGGCGGCGCTGTTCGGGGAGACCCCGCGGGCGTTCTGCGACATCGCCGAGGCCGACGGGACGCCGGTCGGCTTTGCGCTGTGGTTCTACAACTATTCGACCTTCCGCGGCCGGCACGGGATCTATCTGGAGGACCTGTTCGTGGTCCCGCAGGCGCGGGGCCTCGGGGCGGGCAAGGCGCTGCTGCGGCGGCTGGCGCAGCGTTGCCAGGACGAGGGGCTGGCGCGGCTGGAGTGGTCGGTGCTGGACTGGAACGCGCCGTCGATCGCGTTCTACGACTCGCTGGGGGCCAGCGCGCAGACCGAGTGGATCGTGCGGCGGCTGACGGACGGGCCGCTGAAGGCGCTGGCGGAGAGCTAGAGCTTCAGGCCGAATCTTGGGCCGAGCCAGGTCATCGCGAAGTAGAGGCCGATGGTCAGGATGCAGCCGATGGCGAGGGCCGGCCAGAAGGTCACGCCGCGGCGCAGCAGCGCGGGAATCAGCAGGAACATCGGCAGCGAGGGCAGCACGAACCAGAAGGTGCCTTCGGCGTGGGCGGCCATCCGCTGGACGTCGTGGGTATCGCGCCACAGCCACATCATGCCGAGGATGGACACGAGCGGCAGGGAGGCGACCAGGGCGCCGAAGCCGGGGCTGCGCTTGGCGATCTCGGACACCGCCGCGATGATTGCGCCCGACAGCAGCGCCTTGATGATCAGATAGCCCACGCCCGAACTCCCCCCAGTTCTCGAGGCGTTAGGCGCCAGCCTGCAGCCTCAGTTCGCCGCGAGCTTGCCGGATGATCGACGTGGCGGTCGAGAGGAACAGGCTGGCCATGATCGCGGCGACCGCCAGGTCGGCCCATTTCGTGGCCGTGTAGGCGACGATGCCGGCGGCGCAGAGCACGGCGACATTGCCGATGGCGTCGTTGCGCGAGCAGAGCCAGACCGAGCGGACATTGGCGTCGCCGTCGCGGAAGCGCAGCAGCAGCAGGGCGGAGATGACGTTGGCGCTGAGCGCCAGGGCACCGACCCAGCCCATGGTCACCGCGTCGGGCGCGCCGTCGACGAAGGTGCGCCAGAGCGCGGCGGCCAGGACGTAGACGCCCATCAGGGCGAGACTGACGCCCTTGACCAGGGCCGCCTTCGATCGGAACGCCAGGCTTTGAGAGAGGGCGAACAGCGACAGGCCGTAGGTGGCCGCGTCGCCGGCGAAGTCGAGGGCGTCGGCCTGTAGGGCCATGGAGCCGGCCAACTGGCCCTGGACCACCTCGAGGCCGAACATGCCGGCGTTCAAGGCCAGCACGATCCAGACGGCGCGGCGGAAGGCGGGAGAGCCGTTCTCGACGGCGGCGGCGGTGGCTTCGCAGCCGCAGCCGGCGGTGGCGCAGGCGGCCCCTTCGGGGGCGGGCGGCGGCGCCTTGCGGTGGACGATCTCGTAGGTCATGCCTAAGTGATGGATCCTATAGTCACTATAGGAGCAAGCGGCGAATGACGGGCGACCTTTCGATCGGCGAACTTTCGCGCCGGGCTGGCGTGAAAGTGACCACCATCCGCTTCTACGAAGGCGCCGGGCTGATGCCCAAGCCGCCGCGCAGCGAGGGCGACCGGCGGCTCTATGACGATGGGCACGTGCGGCGGCTGAGCTTCATCCGGCACGCCCGCGAGCTGGGCTTCGAGATGGACGACCTGCGCACGCTGCTGGAGCTCAGCGACAGTCCGGACGGGTCGTGCGGGCCGGTCGACGAGATCGCCGGCCGGCACCTGGCCGCGGTCGAGGCGAAGATCGCCAAGCTGACAGCGCTGAAGGGCGAGCTGGCGCGGATGCTGAAGAGCTGCAGGCATGGGGCGGTGGCCGAGTGCCGGGTGATCGAGGCGCTGGCCGACCATTCGCACTGCGGCGGTGAGCACTAAGCGGCCTTCAGGGGTGTCATCCCGGTTTGCGAAGCAAGACCGGGCCCCATTCGCGCTGGGCTGGCTGAATGGGGCGGGGCCATGCGCTGTCTGAAGGATCGGGTGTTCATGGGGCCCGGTCTTCGGCTGCGCCGAAGCCGGGATGACACGTGAGGTCGCGCGTTAGCCAGCCTCGGCGATCGCTAGCCGCAGGTTGGTCTCCAGCAGTTCGTCGGCCAGCGGGCCGTCGGGGACGGCTCTGGCCAGCATCAGGGCGCCGGCCATGCGGGTGACGACGCCCAGGGCGCGGGCGCGGCGGTCCGGGGTGTCGGGGAGGCGGGCCTCCACCGAGGCGATCATCTGCTCGACGCCGCCGGCGAAGGCGGCCTTCACATCGTCTGATCCACGGCCGGCGTCGCCGCCGAGCGCGGCGGCGGGGCAGCTCCTGCCCGGGGCCTTGCGGGCGGCCTGAGAGAGGTAGTGGGTCAGCATCTCGGCCAGGTCGCGGGCGCGTTCGCGGTGGCCGGCCATGGCGGCGAAGGCGCTTTCCAGCGCCAGGGCGGCCAGGGCGTCCTTGGACGCGAAGTGGTTGTAGAAGCCGCCGTGGGTGAAGCCGGCCGCCTTGGAGAGGTCGCCGACGCTGACCCCGTCGAAGCCGCGCTCGCGGAACAGGGTCGAGGCCGCCCCGACGATGCGTTCGCGGTTTTCCTGCGCCTGCGCCTTGCTGATCTTCATCGGCCTGCCTCTTGACGTCTCTGCGGACTCAATGATGATAATCATCATTATTGAAGTCAAGGAGCCGGCCCATGCCGCTATGGAAGATTTATCACCCGGTGGGAGCGTTCAGCCTGGAGGACAAGAAGGGGTTGTCGGAGGCGATCACCGCGCTCTACGCCCGCGGCCTGCCGAAGTTCTATGTCGGGGTGGTGTTCCAGGAAGTGGCCGCCGACTCGTTCTTCATCGGCGGCGAGAGCGTCGACAATTTCGTGCGGATCTGGATCGACCACATCGCCCGGACCATGCCGACGGCGGAGATCCGCGCGAAGTTCATCGAGATGGTCGATGTGGCGCTGGCCCCCTATGTGCGCGACCGGGGGCTGAACTGGGAGTACCACATCGACGAGACGTCGTATGAGCTGTGGTCGATCCAGGGCTACCGGCCGCCCTTGCCGGGGACTGAGGACGAGATCCGCTGGCGGGCGGAAAACAAGCCGAGCCCGGTGGGGCCGCGGGAGGTGGCGTGACCCCGCCACCGCTCGTCCCGGCGAAGGCCGGGATCCAAGCGGGGTATCCGTTGCGCTCAGATCGCCAAGCAAAGCGCGGCCGCTGACCCGGCTTGGGCCCCGGCCTTCGCCGGGGTGAGCGGCGAGATGTTCAGACCGAGATGTCGATGATCATCGGCTTGGCCGGTTCGCCGCGCTTGGCGGCTTCGGCGGCCTCGGTATTGAGGGCCTGTTCCATGGCCTCCTTCACCAGACGGGCGACCTCGCTGTCGATGGTCGCCGGGTCGGCGTCGGGGTTCGCTGAGCGGACCTCGGCTTCGATCTTTTCCTTCAGCTTTTCGAGCTTCTGCTCCTGGGCCCAGGCGTAGATGCCCTTTTCGCGAATCTCGTCGAGGACGGCGCGCTGGCTGGACTTGGCGAGCTCGGCTTTGCGCGCAGCTTCGGCCGCCGCGGAGGGTTTTGCCGAGTCGGTTTTGCCGAGCTGGCCGATCTTGCTCAGCGTGTCGGTGGCGAAAAGGCCGTCTACGAGGTTTGAACTGCCGACTTGCATGCGGAGGCTCCTTGACTGGGCTATGCTGGAGCAAAGGCCGGGCCAACCGGCGGTAGAGGAGGAAACCCCATGAGCGCCCCGCCCATGACGGTGCTGCAGGTCAGCGCAGAGGAGGAGGCGGCGATCCGCGCCGCGGTGCGCGGCG
This region includes:
- a CDS encoding MBL fold metallo-hydrolase, with translation MRDGFEETQEQAARARLSYPFVEGPELGEAVDVAPGVKWLRMPLGGSLAFINVWAIEDGEGWAIVDTGMGGSDTQQTWRKAFAGALGGKPVTRVFVTHMHPDHIGMAGWLTRKFQCRLWISRLEFLMCRSLAADTGREAPAEALDFYRAAGWDDDALEDYRARFGGFGKGLHALPDTFRRLSDGQVVEIGGRPWEVVVGSGHSPEHVCLWQKDLKLFISGDQVLPKISSNVSVFPTEPDGDPLTEWLTTLAAIKDRVDDEVLVLPAHNEPFYGLHARIDHLIGGHERGLARLRKLIAEPKRAVDVFSVLFRRKIDQRVLGMATGESLAHLNCLMTRGEATAQADEAGVIWYRAA
- a CDS encoding enoyl-CoA hydratase-related protein, which encodes MSDHILIEKSGGVLTLTMNRPDKKNALTRAMYQALGDAIDQAEFDKDVRCVLIQANGDMFTAGNDISDFAAVNAGESSANEARRGGNPLLAALARAKTPLIAAVNGRAVGVGTTMLLHCDLVYVAENALLTTPFVNLALVPEAASSITLPSRIGHARAFAMFVLGEAVDAKKAVDWGIANEVVPLDQLRARARAAAEAVAARPPAAVVITKALMRDETALSQRMDEEGTHFAAQLKSAEAKEAFAAFAEKRVPDFSKVS
- a CDS encoding oxidoreductase, coding for MIRSRFGAFTPARVVAGDHDLSGRNVIVTGGASGIGYETAKALAAAGADVMLAVRDRSAGEKAAVAINEAIGADNVVAGTLDLASLASVGSFVDAWGDQPLDILINNAGVMATPLLRTAEDLELQIGTNHFGHFVLAVGLTRALLNAAEDERTARVVALSSIGHRRSDIHWDDPNYLSRPYDKWEAYGQSKTANSLFAVGYNARFEEHGITANAVMPGGIMTPLQRYLPKEEMVAMGWMDEEGNVREGFKTPEQGASTSVWAAVGEELEGIGGLYLEDCAEAPPWNKDNPMKGVMPYAIDPDAADRLWALSEEITGVTA
- a CDS encoding NAD(P)-dependent oxidoreductase, which encodes MSLNGKTLFITGASRGIGLAIALRAARDGANIAIAAKTAEPHKHLPGTIYTAAEEIEKAGGKALPLIVDVRDEASVYEAVEKTAAAFGGIDVCVNNASAIQLTGTLATDMKRYDLMNQVNARGTYLTSKACIPHLKKAANPHVLMLSPPLDMSPKWFQGHVAYTMAKFGMSMCVLGMAEEFREDGIAFNALWPRTGIATAAIQFALAGEEGMKACRTPEIMADAAHAIFEKPSREFTGNFLIDDSFLYAEGERDFDKYRVDPTARLMPDFFVPESSKPPPGVVVG
- a CDS encoding TfoX/Sxy family protein, which produces MPVSPDFLDYVLEQLTSLGGITHRRMFGGVGLSRHELFFALIADDVLYFKADAVSVPDFEAAGCEPFKPFGGDKAMSYWTLPLEALEDPDELTAWATRALDAAMRAKVGKKR
- a CDS encoding GNAT family N-acetyltransferase, with the translated sequence MGQEKTAAAAKVQVRPASPADASLIYGFIRGLAEYEKLLHEVEATQADVEAALFGETPRAFCDIAEADGTPVGFALWFYNYSTFRGRHGIYLEDLFVVPQARGLGAGKALLRRLAQRCQDEGLARLEWSVLDWNAPSIAFYDSLGASAQTEWIVRRLTDGPLKALAES
- a CDS encoding DUF3147 family protein, giving the protein MGYLIIKALLSGAIIAAVSEIAKRSPGFGALVASLPLVSILGMMWLWRDTHDVQRMAAHAEGTFWFVLPSLPMFLLIPALLRRGVTFWPALAIGCILTIGLYFAMTWLGPRFGLKL
- a CDS encoding cation transporter, whose amino-acid sequence is MTYEIVHRKAPPPAPEGAACATAGCGCEATAAAVENGSPAFRRAVWIVLALNAGMFGLEVVQGQLAGSMALQADALDFAGDAATYGLSLFALSQSLAFRSKAALVKGVSLALMGVYVLAAALWRTFVDGAPDAVTMGWVGALALSANVISALLLLRFRDGDANVRSVWLCSRNDAIGNVAVLCAAGIVAYTATKWADLAVAAIMASLFLSTATSIIRQARGELRLQAGA
- a CDS encoding helix-turn-helix domain-containing protein — protein: MTGDLSIGELSRRAGVKVTTIRFYEGAGLMPKPPRSEGDRRLYDDGHVRRLSFIRHARELGFEMDDLRTLLELSDSPDGSCGPVDEIAGRHLAAVEAKIAKLTALKGELARMLKSCRHGAVAECRVIEALADHSHCGGEH
- a CDS encoding TetR family transcriptional regulator; this encodes MKISKAQAQENRERIVGAASTLFRERGFDGVSVGDLSKAAGFTHGGFYNHFASKDALAALALESAFAAMAGHRERARDLAEMLTHYLSQAARKAPGRSCPAAALGGDAGRGSDDVKAAFAGGVEQMIASVEARLPDTPDRRARALGVVTRMAGALMLARAVPDGPLADELLETNLRLAIAEAG
- a CDS encoding tautomerase family protein translates to MPLWKIYHPVGAFSLEDKKGLSEAITALYARGLPKFYVGVVFQEVAADSFFIGGESVDNFVRIWIDHIARTMPTAEIRAKFIEMVDVALAPYVRDRGLNWEYHIDETSYELWSIQGYRPPLPGTEDEIRWRAENKPSPVGPREVA